A stretch of the Dichotomicrobium thermohalophilum genome encodes the following:
- the thrB gene encoding homoserine kinase has product MAVYTEVTAEELADLLAGYDIGRPVSMKGIAEGVENTNYLVTTEQGDFILTLYEKRVACGDLPFFIGLLDYLAAQSVPCPVPIHDRAGQVLHTLCDRSAALFSFLPGISVRRPSVAQCTAVGAELAKLHLAGRGFDMRRENDLSLAGWERLREDLGDHADALWEGLGELLDSELAFLRAHWPDDLPDGVIHADLFPDNVLFLDGDVSGMIDFYFACNDLLAYDIAICLNAWCFEVDHSFNITKARAFLESYRSVRPMSAAETEALPILARGAALRFLLTRAYDWFHTAPDAYVRPKSPDEYLRKLRFHQRVKSLSEYGLAP; this is encoded by the coding sequence ATGGCCGTCTACACCGAAGTCACAGCCGAAGAGCTTGCCGACCTGCTCGCGGGGTATGACATCGGCCGGCCGGTTTCCATGAAAGGCATCGCTGAGGGGGTCGAGAACACCAATTATCTCGTCACCACCGAACAGGGCGACTTCATTCTCACGCTTTACGAAAAGCGCGTCGCCTGTGGCGATCTGCCGTTTTTCATAGGCCTGCTGGATTATCTGGCCGCGCAGTCCGTGCCCTGCCCCGTCCCGATCCATGACCGCGCAGGGCAGGTGCTTCACACGCTGTGCGACCGGTCTGCCGCGCTGTTCTCCTTCCTTCCGGGGATATCGGTGCGGCGGCCTTCGGTAGCCCAATGCACGGCGGTCGGCGCGGAGCTGGCAAAGCTGCATCTGGCCGGGCGCGGCTTCGATATGCGCCGCGAGAACGACCTTTCGCTGGCCGGCTGGGAGCGGCTGCGGGAAGACCTCGGCGACCATGCGGACGCGCTCTGGGAGGGGCTGGGCGAACTGCTCGATAGTGAACTGGCGTTCCTGCGCGCCCACTGGCCCGACGATTTACCAGACGGCGTTATCCATGCCGATCTGTTTCCGGACAACGTCCTTTTTCTCGATGGTGATGTGTCCGGCATGATCGACTTCTACTTCGCCTGCAACGATCTGCTGGCCTACGACATTGCCATCTGCCTGAACGCCTGGTGCTTCGAGGTCGACCACAGCTTCAACATCACCAAGGCGCGGGCGTTCCTGGAGAGCTATCGCAGCGTCCGGCCGATGAGCGCGGCGGAGACCGAGGCGCTGCCGATCCTTGCGCGCGGGGCGGCGCTGCGCTTCCTGTTGACGCGGGCCTATGACTGGTTCCACACCGCGCCGGACGCCTATGTGCGGCCCAAGTCGCCGGACGAATATCTGCGCAAGCTGCGTTTTCACCAGCGCGTCAAGTCGCTGAGCGAATACGGGCTTGCGCCCTGA
- the ispH gene encoding 4-hydroxy-3-methylbut-2-enyl diphosphate reductase produces the protein MTKPALQVLLAAPRGFCAGVDRAIDIVDLALQKYGPPVYVRHEIVHNRYVVEGLKAKGAVFVEELDEIPDTDQPVIFSAHGVPKAVPAAAEKRNMFYIDATCPLVSKVHIEAERLHARGYDILLIGHDGHPEVSGTIGQLPDGAITLIETVEDARAYEARDPDKLAFVTQTTLSVDDTAEIVEVLKERFPNIVGPHKEDICYATTNRQAAVKAIAPQAEALLVIGAPNSSNSQRLVEVGKAAGCRVAHLVQRAGDIPWPELDGVASIGITAGASAPEALVEEIIDALGERYDLSIETVTTATEDVTFKLPRVLQDSAA, from the coding sequence GTGACGAAGCCCGCATTGCAAGTCCTGTTGGCCGCGCCGCGCGGCTTCTGCGCCGGTGTGGATCGCGCAATCGATATCGTCGATCTGGCCCTGCAGAAATACGGCCCGCCGGTTTATGTCCGCCACGAGATCGTGCACAACCGATATGTGGTCGAGGGTCTCAAGGCCAAGGGCGCGGTTTTCGTCGAGGAACTGGACGAGATCCCGGATACCGACCAGCCCGTGATCTTCTCCGCCCACGGCGTACCGAAAGCGGTGCCGGCGGCGGCAGAAAAGCGCAACATGTTCTACATCGACGCGACCTGCCCGCTGGTATCGAAAGTGCATATCGAGGCCGAGCGGCTGCATGCGCGCGGATATGACATCCTGCTGATCGGCCATGACGGACACCCCGAAGTCTCCGGCACGATCGGGCAGTTGCCGGACGGCGCGATCACGCTCATTGAAACGGTCGAGGACGCCCGCGCCTATGAAGCGCGCGATCCGGACAAGCTGGCCTTCGTCACTCAGACCACGCTGTCTGTCGACGATACGGCCGAGATCGTGGAAGTGCTGAAGGAGCGGTTCCCCAACATCGTTGGCCCACACAAGGAAGACATCTGCTACGCCACCACCAACCGGCAGGCCGCTGTGAAGGCCATTGCCCCGCAGGCCGAGGCCCTGCTGGTGATCGGCGCACCGAACAGTTCAAACTCCCAGCGCCTTGTCGAAGTCGGCAAAGCTGCGGGATGTCGCGTCGCGCATCTGGTGCAGCGGGCTGGCGATATCCCCTGGCCCGAGCTTGACGGCGTCGCGTCAATCGGCATCACCGCAGGCGCCAGCGCGCCAGAGGCGCTTGTGGAAGAGATCATCGACGCGCTGGGCGAGCGTTACGACCTCTCGATCGAAACCGTGACCACCGCGACCGAAGACGTGACCTTCAAGCTGCCGCGCGTGCTGCAGGACTCGGCCGCCTGA